One Lytechinus pictus isolate F3 Inbred chromosome 12, Lp3.0, whole genome shotgun sequence genomic region harbors:
- the LOC135156084 gene encoding uncharacterized protein LOC135156084, protein MSQEDAGAKSTADSESILGAVALKLPPFWRNDPEVWFAQAEAQFATRNIVVESTKYSYVIATLPPEVAQDIRDVLINPPVSEPYTTLKKKIIARTTESEQRRVQMLLTEEELGDRKPSQLLRRMEQLVGDQKLERGILRQLFLQRLPHNVRLILASTSESLALSDLAVWQIEFSKRTCLS, encoded by the coding sequence ATGTCACAAGAAGATGCCGGAGCGAAGTCTACTGCTGACTCTGAGAGCATACTTGGAGCAGTTGCTTTAAAGCTGCCGCCATTCTGGCGAAACGATCCGGAGGTATGGTTCGCGCAAGCGGAAGCCCAATTTGCCACGCGCAATATCGTAGTTGAGAGTACAAAATACTCTTACGTTATCGCGACACTACCACCCGAGGTAGCACAGGACATTCGCGACGTCCTGATAAACCCCCCTGTTAGTGAGCCATACACGACGCTAAAGAAAAAGATCATAGCGCGAACGACGGAATCGGAACAGAGAAGAGTACAAATGTTACTCACAGAAGAAGAACTCGGAGACCGAAAACCTTCTCAATTATTACGGCGCATGGAACAACTCGTCGGAGATCAGAAATTAGAAAGAGGTATACTTAGGCAGTTATTCTTACAACGCTTGCCGCATAATGTTAGGCTGATCTTAGCCTCCACGAGTGAGTCGCTGGCACTATCGGATCTGGCCGTATGGCAGATAGAATTCTCGAAGCGCACGTGCCTGTCGTGA